The genomic stretch AGAGTATATTGCGACCGGGCACTACGCGTGGGTTGAGCACAGTGAAGAGCGCGGCCGTTACCTGCTGAAAAAAGGCATCGATGAGAGTAAAGACCAGTCCTACGTGCTCTACGTGCTCACGCAGGAGCAGCTATCGCACACAATGTTTCCGGTCGGTCATATTACAAAAGAGGAGACCAGGCGCCGGGCTACTGAGCTTGGGCTCACGGTAGCTCAGAAGAAAGAAAGCCAGGAGATATGTTTCGTTCCCGATAAAAACTACCCAAGATTTGTCACCGAGTATACACCGGGCGCTGATCGCCCGGGGCCGATTTACGACATGCAGGGCAACGTACTCGGCACGCACAACGGCATTATTCACTATACAATAGGGCAGCGCAAAGGGCTTGGGATATCGGCACCGCAGCCGCTTTATGTAATTGCGATACAAGAGGAAGAGGATGCAATTATCGTCGGCACTAAAGATCACCTTTTGAAAAGCAGCCTTGTTGCCCGTGACATTAATTTGATCTCGATCGGCCGGCTTGCCGGGCCGATGCGTGTGAAAGCAAAAATTCGCTACAAATCGCCGGAAGCGCCGGCTACAATCACTCCGCTACCGAACGACGAGCTTCATGTTGAATTCGATTACCCGGAATCCGCAATATCACCCGGTCAGGCTGTCGTATTTTACGACGGTGATGTCGTGGTCGGTGGCGGCACTATCGACCGCTCGGTTTAGAGAACGGGCACGCAGCTCCTAAGCATTTATATGGATTTCGCTTCTGGTGCTGGCATTTTGTGATGGTTCGCGGCAGGGAAAGCCCCATATGTTCCTTGATGGCGTCACAGGCACTCTCGATTGCAAGACGCGTGCTTAATTTGCAGCACGTCCCCATATATGAAGCTATTTTTGCCGTAGCCGCGTTTGTGGTTTGCATTGCGATCTGGCGTTCTCTTCCCTTAGGTTTATCACACGTAGCATCGGTAAGCAGGCTCATAACCACACCGGCCGCCAGGGCGGCGCCGCACGCGCCGTAATTAGCGCACATGCACGACGGAACTCTATCCGTCCAGGTACGATCAAGAGCGCGCTCTATGAGATCATCGTTAATGATAAGTTCTTGATCGTTATACGACACGGGACCCGCGCTTTTTAGCGCTGCGGTTAGCGACATTGCCACTATAGCGTGATGCTCGCCGCCGATCATCGGCACCGAGGGATGGCTCATCATCTGCTCGGCAATCTGTATCGGGTCGTTAAGCTTAGTCGTTATGGCGATTGTGGTGATCGCATGAAGCGCATCCTGACCGTGGCAGGCATCGCAGACGAAATGATTATTTACGCATGAAATCGTTCCCGCGGATGCTTGACCACAGAAATAGCAAGTAAGTAGCTCCGGCCTAGCCCGGTATATAAGTTTTTCACCGCATACCATGCAGTTTTCAGTATACCTGGTGGTAGCTCAACATCCGTTGCCAGAGTGCAGAATTTCCGACATGTGATAACTCCTTATGTAAGGGAACGGCCACTCGTGCTCTTAACCTACAACAATGGCCCTACTTCCAAGCTATATGTTCGTATCCTACCTGTCAATCTAGTTATCGGCCGCTTTCAGTATGTGAAAGGGGTCGGCAGCACAGCCACCGCTCGGATGTATTTCAAAATGTAAATGCGGCGCAGAGGCACTCGCGTTGCCGGTGCTTCCAACATAGCCAATAATTTGCCCGGCAGTGACTTGTGAGCCGGTGGTAATATTGGGTGCGATGCAATTTAAATGGCAGTAATAGTAGGTCGAGCCATTTGCCCCCGCTAAATAAATACTGATACCACCCAGGCCGCGATCGTGCGCCTGCGACCTCTCAATGATCCCGGAAATGCACGCGACTACGGGCGTACCCTTTGCCGCCATAATATCGCATCCTTTGTGATGACGGCCGCCGGAACGTGCAAACCCCCAGCTATCGATATAGTTATGCGGGCCGGCCACCGGAAAAATAAACCCACAATCGCGCTCGCCGCCCCGTGACGTGTTCGTGCTTCGCGACGGAGCAGCCGTTGGAACCATAGCAATCTTGTATGTTGCGCGTAGTTTGGCAACGGGCAGTTTTACCGTCGCCGCAGGCAGGTTGCGCTGCCGCGCTCTTATTTGGTTTTCAAGCACAGTTTTTTGTTGTTGTACCAGGACGAGTTGTTTGGCTTGTGTCTCTTTTGCCCGGGCGAGTTCAATTTTATGCCGGGCGAGGGCGGATCGCTCCGATCGAATATTCGCGATGACGTGTGTGTCTTCTTCCATAATACTGGTGATCAACATCACTCTTGACATAAAATCGCTGTAACTACATGAAGATGCAAGAATAGAAAGAAGCTCTACCGGGCCGTTTTTGTAGGCCTCCAGCACCCGTTTGTTAAATTCAATTGTTGCGGCAGTTAGCCGGCTTTGCGTAAGAAAAAGCTCACGCTCGTTTTCGGTGATTTGCTTGTTGGTCAGCT from Candidatus Aquicultor sp. encodes the following:
- a CDS encoding DUF5714 domain-containing protein — encoded protein: MVCGEKLIYRARPELLTCYFCGQASAGTISCVNNHFVCDACHGQDALHAITTIAITTKLNDPIQIAEQMMSHPSVPMIGGEHHAIVAMSLTAALKSAGPVSYNDQELIINDDLIERALDRTWTDRVPSCMCANYGACGAALAAGVVMSLLTDATCDKPKGRERQIAMQTTNAATAKIASYMGTCCKLSTRLAIESACDAIKEHMGLSLPRTITKCQHQKRNPYKCLGAACPFSKPSGR
- the mnmA gene encoding tRNA 2-thiouridine(34) synthase MnmA codes for the protein MVKTAKTKVVCAMSGGVDSSVAAALLVEAGYDVIGITMNIWPSAKTEEEAERFGGCCSLSATDDAKRVAYTLGIPHYTFDFREIFKQEVIEDFVTEYQRGRTPNPCIRCNQYVKFQALLHKARAIGAEYIATGHYAWVEHSEERGRYLLKKGIDESKDQSYVLYVLTQEQLSHTMFPVGHITKEETRRRATELGLTVAQKKESQEICFVPDKNYPRFVTEYTPGADRPGPIYDMQGNVLGTHNGIIHYTIGQRKGLGISAPQPLYVIAIQEEEDAIIVGTKDHLLKSSLVARDINLISIGRLAGPMRVKAKIRYKSPEAPATITPLPNDELHVEFDYPESAISPGQAVVFYDGDVVVGGGTIDRSV
- a CDS encoding M23 family metallopeptidase; the encoded protein is MGLRRLVILMPIIVCFFLIGMAPAMSSNSTDTTSSVQATTPQDTAGIETLRDTATKCDVATAALQLTNKQITENERELFLTQSRLTAATIEFNKRVLEAYKNGPVELLSILASSCSYSDFMSRVMLITSIMEEDTHVIANIRSERSALARHKIELARAKETQAKQLVLVQQQKTVLENQIRARQRNLPAATVKLPVAKLRATYKIAMVPTAAPSRSTNTSRGGERDCGFIFPVAGPHNYIDSWGFARSGGRHHKGCDIMAAKGTPVVACISGIIERSQAHDRGLGGISIYLAGANGSTYYYCHLNCIAPNITTGSQVTAGQIIGYVGSTGNASASAPHLHFEIHPSGGCAADPFHILKAADN